One genomic segment of Nocardia spumae includes these proteins:
- the ykgO gene encoding type B 50S ribosomal protein L36 — translation MKVRNSLRSLKDKPGAQVVRRRGKTYVINKKDPRFKARQG, via the coding sequence ATGAAGGTGCGGAACTCGTTGCGCTCACTCAAGGACAAGCCGGGCGCGCAGGTCGTGCGCCGCCGGGGCAAGACCTACGTGATCAACAAGAAGGATCCGCGGTTCAAGGCCCGTCAGGGCTGA